CGTtaagtttttcacaaattgtcGGCACGATGGGAGAGTCGTCCGACTCCTTGGGGTCGAAGTTGTTCAGAATAACGATTAGCTGGGGTAGCCACGATTTCATTACGTGCATCCTTTGGGCAGAAATTTAATTACTTCCTCCGAGGGAAACCGCCATGATTAAGCGAGCTCTACAGTCTACGTGCACCTTCTGCGCGTTGACCGGAATGAAAAGccttgagaaaataaatatccgCGGGATTCAAAGTCGATCCTCGTTGTGTCGAAGAATCATGTCTGCTGTTGCATTGCTGCTGAGTATGTTCATCGTTTCTCAGAAAACGTTTCTCGACGCACCCGAAAGTCGAGAAGTTAAAGCAATTACGAACCGTTTCACCCTGGCTGTAACCATTAACTTAAGGGTGCTTGCTAACCGCGTGCCACCGTGATATAAGGTTAATAGAAAGGCATCATCGGTGGTCTTAAAGACTTCGTCGTGATATCGCACGCATAGAGGcgggtgggaaaaaaattcataccaaTAAAGCTTCGCAGGTTTTCATTTTCCGATAAAAGGATTACTTATTTTATAGCAATCGTACAACGTTGAGCCGAAATTTGGTTAGGCGCTTCTGATACTAATTGCAACGAAGTATAAACCAAGAAAATGAAGCACAATTCAATCAGCACCTTACGTTTCGAATGACTTCGTTGCTATATTGCAAAAGTATTTTATTCCCCATTCTTAGCGCCATTTTTGAAACGTCACGAATGGTATTCCcaagtttttaatttccaaaaaataaaagtcaTGACTGGTTCGTATAACCCGAAATTATAGGTTCTGTACTCAAGAATTTCCAGAAGCAGCTCATTAGAAAATCGCCGAGTATTTGAAATCTACAGAAAGAACGATATAGTTTACTCACCCGGTCATGCTTGCGAAAATAATCACATTGATGGTGAATAGAGGGAAGATATATGGTGTTGGGAAGAGGAATTTCATGCGATAAAAACTTCTCCGCAATCCATCACGAGATGATCTGTTCGCTGGTTCCAATGGCGTTTGAACCTTGGCCACGTTCTCTATTCGCAAAATTTTCACCTGTGGAGTGAAAACATGTCGTGTAAACGAGCTTGCAGCTATTTTGCGACGCGTCAAGTCGCAAGCGTGCAAATTTTCATGCCCATTGATGCGCAATTGCTTTATCAGCTGTATTGAACGGGCAGCAGGCTGTTAATTTCGAGTTAAAACGACGGACTTGTATCAGCAATTGTTAACACGTCAACAGGTAGAGTTTATAGCGTTTGCATTTCGTCAAATGTAAATACGCACGCGTTTACACGTATCTACCTATTTGGAGGAACAATGTTTGATCCGTGAATCTACTCCGATATATCAATTACAACGAGTTGGCCGGGCAGAGCAAGCGTGATTCAGTTTACCGGATAATCGTCCTCCGGCTTTCCAGTGTTCATCGAATACATTCGTCGAAATACTTTGAGAGCCTCCTCCGATCTCCCCTTGGTCATGAGGAATTTCGGACTCTCTGGAAAGCTCCACATCGCCACGAATCCCAGAAACGGTGGCAGTGCGCAGATCAACAAAAATATTCTCCAAGCGTCAAAGATCAGCGAATTGTTGAATAGCGAAAACGACCATGTCCGGGGCAACACGGCTCTGGACAATGCTGCAGAAATGACATTCAATCGTATTTCAAATTCGCGATTTACTGTCGCAGTGGAAAGCCTTTTGGTGTTCGGAGACGAATCGGCCatctgaatcaaaagttagaaagtgagaaaaaaaaaactttttgaaaaaaacctcCAGCAACGCTATTTGCTACAATCGTAGCGCACAAGAATGAAACAACAATTATTTCATATAATAGAAAAGAGTACGtccaaatttgaataacttaAGCCGTACGATACTAATTATCTGTCACAAGATTGTGATTAGAAACTTCAAAACGATCAGACtctggttttttttatcatccgaTTTCAATGTTGTTGGGCTTGTTTTGAATTAAGACATCCTGAGATGAATAGATTTGTCTAGCAATAAGTACCGTACaagaatatttatatttacataaGATTTCTTTTTAAGAAGCTTTTTCAGACAATTTTTTGGGTGATCTGATCAACGAGAAAAATGAGTCTAGAAACATCAGAAgaatctgataaaaaaaaaaaacgcgagtGCAATCATTTCTATCGTTGTAATTATAATACCTTTTGTCAAATTGACGACGTCTTAGTTAACTTTTATTATTCGAATTCACTCAGATTACTTTCCATTACACAGTGTGTTCCATCATATCAGTCGACTTCACTACAATTGGTGCAAATAACATTGTCGGAGATTGTTCAAACGGTTCCTTCCccaacttttgattcgtcgtcAAAATATCGTGTAAACAACGATTACCTGGAACCGCGACGTTTCCAAGGGCGAACAGCGATCCCGTCCACATAAGAACTCTGCTCCGATGACGTTCGCCGTGAAATTCAGCGATGTACGTCATCAGGATAGCAAAAGGACCGCCAACGCTGAAACGAGATGAAGTTAGGGTTAGCGATAAAGAGATGGGTCGTCTGTTGTTTGTGATTTCCTCCGGTGTCCAGGGTCTTTACACCGTATTCGTAAGGGTTGGAATCTGTCGTTTGTCACAGAGTATTTTGGCTGAGTGAGTGGGAGTGCTTTTGTGTCATGACGGAGAGTTCTGCTGTACTAATTTCGTACAAGCTTGCTCTTCCTGCCCGTATGGTTAATTCGATGGCGAGAACTACGCCTAATTACACGTCAAACAAGTTGTTGATCTACTCACATTATACCGCTGGTGAATTTGAACGACAGGTAAACGTAGTAGCTCTGGGCGGCACTGCCGAAGACGTTGCAAAGCGTGTCTGAGATCAGGCCGAAGAGCAAAAGGTACTTTCTTCCTATATGGTCCGCTATAAAGCCCCACACAACAGCGATGCATATCATTCCTGAAAGAGGGAAATCCTGTTCTTTTCCCATATCGCGCGACTCTCGCTAGTGCTCGTGACCGcgttaaatttaataataaaaacactcCAAGGCAGAAATgattccctctctctctctctctttctctatatttatgaaaattaaaagcaATGCGGATGAAGGCAACGAACATCTTCTGGATAATCAGAAACTGTTCACGAATCGCGAATGAAAAGGACATaaaagcactggctacattCCCGCTTGGACAGTGAAATTGCATCACcgggaggaaaaaattat
Above is a genomic segment from Neodiprion pinetum isolate iyNeoPine1 chromosome 1, iyNeoPine1.2, whole genome shotgun sequence containing:
- the LOC124219379 gene encoding synaptic vesicle glycoprotein 2B isoform X1, producing MALIVDKTRYHVISTAERENECAEAAVDFETAVSATGYGLFNVLLLMAAIPAGWTTVFDTSTTAFIMPSAECELDLSLFRKGLLAASTYAGMICIAVVWGFIADHIGRKYLLLFGLISDTLCNVFGSAAQSYYVYLSFKFTSGIIVGGPFAILMTYIAEFHGERHRSRVLMWTGSLFALGNVAVPALSRAVLPRTWSFSLFNNSLIFDAWRIFLLICALPPFLGFVAMWSFPESPKFLMTKGRSEEALKVFRRMYSMNTGKPEDDYPVKILRIENVAKVQTPLEPANRSSRDGLRRSFYRMKFLFPTPYIFPLFTINVIIFASMTGMHVMKSWLPQLIVILNNFDPKESDDSPIVPTICEKLNVQAIEAFGAQAALALGNTTETCIPMIVSTTVYTNATIIAASAVTGSFLVGAIVNKVGKKSILLVSLVSGGSCYLGLSFSPSTTIFLVLCSAIIALTGISTNAITSMIIEVVPTSLRATAVSVTLMTGRFGALTGNLLFPLLLNVSCDAPFYYIGGFLTLCFVLAIFLSKYSGKLP
- the LOC124219379 gene encoding synaptic vesicle glycoprotein 2B isoform X6, whose protein sequence is MALIVDKTRYHVISTAERENECAEAAVDFETAVSATGYGLFNVLLLMAAIPAGWTTVFDTSTTAFIMPSAECELDLSLFRKGLLAASTYAGMICIAVVWGFIADHIGRKYLLLFGLISDTLCNVFGSAAQSYYVYLSFKFTSGIIVGGPFAILMTYIAEFHGERHRSRVLMWTGSLFALGNVAVPALSRAVLPRTWSFSLFNNSLIFDAWRIFLLICALPPFLGFVAMWSFPESPKFLMTKGRSEEALKVFRRMYSMNTGKPEDDYPVKILRIENVAKVQTPLEPANRSSRDGLRRSFYRMKFLFPTPYIFPLFTINVIIFASMTGMHVMKSWLPQLIVILNNFDPKESDDSPIVPTICEKLNVQAIEAFGAQAALALGNTTETCIPMIVSTTVYTNATIIAASAVTGSFLVGAIVNKCALCWQYSCQNIRENYRSSRVLMTEDIYQAFEQSWKITNCK
- the LOC124219379 gene encoding synaptic vesicle glycoprotein 2B isoform X5, which codes for MALIVDKTRYHVISTAERENECAEAAVDFETAVSATGYGLFNVLLLMAAIPAGWTTVFDTSTTAFIMPSAECELDLSLFRKGLLAASTYAGMICIAVVWGFIADHIGRKYLLLFGLISDTLCNVFGSAAQSYYVYLSFKFTSGIIVGGPFAILMTYIAEFHGERHRSRVLMWTGSLFALGNVAVPALSRAVLPRTWSFSLFNNSLIFDAWRIFLLICALPPFLGFVAMWSFPESPKFLMTKGRSEEALKVFRRMYSMNTGKPEDDYPVKILRIENVAKVQTPLEPANRSSRDGLRRSFYRMKFLFPTPYIFPLFTINVIIFASMTGMHVMKSWLPQLIVILNNFDPKESDDSPIVPTICEKLNVQAIEAFGAQAALALGNTTETCIPMIVSTTVYTNATIIAASAVTGSFLVGAIVNKVGKKSILLVSLVSGGSCYLGLSFSPSTTIFLVLCSAIIALTGISTNAITSMIIEVVPTSLSVLCAGNIPVKIFGKTTVAAGC
- the LOC124219379 gene encoding synaptic vesicle glycoprotein 2B isoform X4 encodes the protein MALIVDKTRYHVISTAERGYGLFNVLLLMAAIPAGWTTVFDTSTTAFIMPSAECELDLSLFRKGLLAASTYAGMICIAVVWGFIADHIGRKYLLLFGLISDTLCNVFGSAAQSYYVYLSFKFTSGIIVGGPFAILMTYIAEFHGERHRSRVLMWTGSLFALGNVAVPALSRAVLPRTWSFSLFNNSLIFDAWRIFLLICALPPFLGFVAMWSFPESPKFLMTKGRSEEALKVFRRMYSMNTGKPEDDYPVKILRIENVAKVQTPLEPANRSSRDGLRRSFYRMKFLFPTPYIFPLFTINVIIFASMTGMHVMKSWLPQLIVILNNFDPKESDDSPIVPTICEKLNVQAIEAFGAQAALALGNTTETCIPMIVSTTVYTNATIIAASAVTGSFLVGAIVNKVGKKSILLVSLVSGGSCYLGLSFSPSTTIFLVLCSAIIALTGISTNAITSMIIEVVPTSLRATAVSVTLMTGRFGALTGNLLFPLLLNVSCDAPFYYIGGFLTLCFVLAIFLSKYSGKLP
- the LOC124219379 gene encoding synaptic vesicle glycoprotein 2B isoform X2; protein product: MEVNGDRESVPRIPENECAEAAVDFETAVSATGYGLFNVLLLMAAIPAGWTTVFDTSTTAFIMPSAECELDLSLFRKGLLAASTYAGMICIAVVWGFIADHIGRKYLLLFGLISDTLCNVFGSAAQSYYVYLSFKFTSGIIVGGPFAILMTYIAEFHGERHRSRVLMWTGSLFALGNVAVPALSRAVLPRTWSFSLFNNSLIFDAWRIFLLICALPPFLGFVAMWSFPESPKFLMTKGRSEEALKVFRRMYSMNTGKPEDDYPVKILRIENVAKVQTPLEPANRSSRDGLRRSFYRMKFLFPTPYIFPLFTINVIIFASMTGMHVMKSWLPQLIVILNNFDPKESDDSPIVPTICEKLNVQAIEAFGAQAALALGNTTETCIPMIVSTTVYTNATIIAASAVTGSFLVGAIVNKVGKKSILLVSLVSGGSCYLGLSFSPSTTIFLVLCSAIIALTGISTNAITSMIIEVVPTSLRATAVSVTLMTGRFGALTGNLLFPLLLNVSCDAPFYYIGGFLTLCFVLAIFLSKYSGKLP
- the LOC124219379 gene encoding synaptic vesicle glycoprotein 2B isoform X7 produces the protein MALIVDKTRYHVISTAERENECAEAAVDFETAVSATGYGLFNVLLLMAAIPAGWTTVFDTSTTAFIMPSAECELDLSLFRKGLLAASTYAGMICIAVVWGFIADHIGRKYLLLFGLISDTLCNVFGSAAQSYYVYLSFKFTSGIIVGGPFAILMTYIAEFHGERHRSRVLMWTGSLFALGNVAVPALSRAVLPRTWSFSLFNNSLIFDAWRIFLLICALPPFLGFVAMWSFPESPKFLMTKGRSEEALKVFRRMYSMNTGKPEDDYPVKILRIENVAKVQTPLEPANRSSRDGLRRSFYRMKFLFPTPYIFPLFTINVIIFASMTGMHVMKSWLPQLIVILNNFDPKESDDSPIVPTICEKLNVQAIEAFGAQAALALGNTTETCIPMIVSTTVYTNATIIAASAVTGSFLVGAIVNKVGKKSILLCFVLAIFLSKYSGKLP